The following nucleotide sequence is from Pedobacter sp. PACM 27299.
TACTCAATACCTTGCGTATAATCTACCGCGCCGTCTTTATCATTGTGCAATAACAACAGTGGTGTTTGTACTTTTTTGATGTGGTAGATTGGAGAGTTGCGGGTAAAGGCATCCCAATTGTCCCAATAGCCAGGAGTTAATCTGCCCTGACTGGCTTCGAAAATCGCCTGATTGGTCCCTCCGCTATTCCAATAAATCAGACTGTACATACTGATCATATTAGTTAGTGGTGCACCCGCTGCGGCTGCTTTAAAGATGTTGGTTTGAGTAATCAGGAAGGAAGTCTGATAACCTCCCCAGGAGTGTCCGTGAATCGCTACGCGTTTCTCATCTACAATCCCGGTAGCAATCGCCGCTTTTACTGCCGGAACCACACAGGCCACTGCCGACATTCCCGGATCGTTTAACTTGTACTTGATGTCAGGCATTAAAACCGCATACCCATTGCTGTTATACATGGCCCTGTTGAAACCTCCACCAGGAAACGCAGGCATGGAGTAAACATTCATTTCATTGGTTAAGCGCTCGTAGATATAAGTGATGGTCGGATAACTTTTTCCTTCCTGATAGTTCGCCGGTAAGTATAAAACAGCTTGCAGTGAATCGCCGTTTGCACTCACATAGTTGATCAGTTTAACACCAGAAGACCAGGCATAATTGCGCTGATCAGGCGTGTTGTTGCTGATTTGCTTCGCGCTGGCAAGCGTAGCTGCGGTAGTGGAATACATTTCCGGGGATTTTTCATTGTCGTATTTCATGTAAATGAAAACATTGGCATCCGTCGCTTTCTTCAATCCTCCATAAACATGAGCATCTACAAAAAGTGGTTTGATGTTCGTTTTACCAGCTTCCAATAACCCAACGCCTGAATTCTTATTCTGCTGGTTGAAAACGAGGAAATATTGGTCTTTAGTCAAGTCTGTTCCCTTCTCTCTCTGGTAAATGGAAAACCGCTCTGTGACCTCCTGTTTTTTGCTTTTCCAGTGGTCAGAAAGAGAAACTGCCGTTTTTCCATCTGCAGAAATCCGCCATAAATCGTAGTTATCTTTGATCAGCGCATATTTAGAATCCGCAGACCAGCCGAAATTGGGCGTTTCCGGTTGAAGCACATTATGGTCGTCTAATTCATCCACAAAAGAGGATTTGATGTTTTTGGTCAGGTTATACTGTTCCAAAGTTTCCAGATTGATGCTGTAGAATGCGCCATCTTTACTGAAAGTAGCCCATTTTCCATTCGGAGAAAGGTTGAAAAGATCACGTCCTGCGGTGTAAAACTTCTCAAAAATACGCTTTTTATTCCCTGTTTTTAGGTCGATTACATAAATGTCGGTATAACCCTGTCCATCCAGATTCCTCATTAATTCATAGTTCGAGTCGTCATACCCAATTGCATATAGGTTTTTCGGAGCCATTACAACGTTTTTTAGCGTGCTGTCTGCCAGTTGACTGAATTTCTGATCAGCAATGCGGTAAGCACTCAGGTAGCTGTAATTTTTATCCCGGGTTTCCTGTGTTTGCTGCGCGGATTGCAGGCGTTTGTCCTGCCAGTTCCAAATGATCATATCTGGCTTTTCAATGTCAGCTTTTGCCAATGCCTTTTGGTCTGGTTTAGTTTTGCCAGTGCTGTCGGCCTTGGTTTTAACACTATCAGTTTTGCCGCTTGCATTGGTCGCTACAGGATTGCTGCCAGATTTCTTGTCGGTGCTGTCGGCTTTCTTTTCCTGAGCACTGATGCCAAAAAACAAACTCGCCTGGTCGTCAGACCAATAAGGTCTGCCATTGGCGCTAATGCCCATGTTAACTGGGAAATTCTTAGCTGATGCGCCATTAAAGGAAATCTTATTGCTCAGTTCTCCGGCAATTTTATTGATACCGATGACGGTAAACACGTCTTCTTTATATTTTTCATTCTTGTTGGACTTGAGTAGGGCAAAAGCATCTCCATCCTCGTTCCAGTTGATGTTTTTATAATTCGCCTTATCATTTTCCAACGCAGTAATCAGCCCGGTTTTCATGTCCCTGATGAAAATTCCGTTTCCATTTTGTCCATTTGCATCAATGATATAAGCCAGAACGTTTCCTGTCTTATTAAAGGCATATTCGGATACATTACCCAGGTTAAAACTCTTTTTTGTACTCAATTGATACAGTAGTAAATCGGTTCCTTTTGCCGCGTCTTTATCTTTTGACGCACTTTCTGCGGGTATGAAATGAATGGCGAGCCAATCTGGGTTGTCCGCAGAAAAACTGAAAGCCTTTACCTTTTCAAAAGTTGTCTTTTGATTCCCCGGCAAAGAAACCAGTAAAAGCTGATCGTAAAGTGGTTTCATGGTTTTCTTGACAGCTTTCACCTCCGCATCCTTCGCGGAAACTTTAAAAGCAGCATATTTAGCGTCTTTAGAAAAGAAAACAGGGGAGGCAGTTGCACCGATCGGATAAATGAAATTGAGGGTATCTGAAACTTTTCTGATCACCATTTGAAGGTCTCCTTCGGTAGGGCCCTTTGCCCAGGAAAGCCATTGTCCGTTAGGAGCCAGGCTATAGGTATTACTTCTGATGTAATTCCATTTGGAGACATCTTTCCAGCTCAGTGCCGGTTTTTGCTGTGCCAGTACCCCTGAACTGAAGGGTAGGAGCAAGAATAAGAGCGAATACTTGATTCTGTTCATTATGTTTGAAGGTTTCCCCTAAATTATTGTTTTAGTTTAACAATATTCTAATGTGACAAGAAAATTGTACAACCCTCCTTTATAGCGTAATTATTGTATTTTTGCAAAATACCTTTAGCCTTTAAAGAACCTAAACTATAGATTGATAAATGAAGATTTGGCAGAAAAACGTAGACGTAAATAAAGATATTGAAACTTTTACTGTAGGTAAAGACAGGGAACTGGATTTACAAATGGCAGCTTTTGATGTGCTGGGCTCTTTGGCTCATGTGGAAATGCTGGAGAGTATCGGCCTGTTAACCGCGCCGGAACTGGTAGAAATACAAACAGAATTGAAACATATTTACGCGGATATCGCCGCAGGGAAATTTACCATCGATGATACGGTAGAAGATGTACACTCGCAGGTAGAATGGCTGCTGACTCAGCGTATCGGCGAAGCGGGTAAGAAAATTCATAGCGGACGCTCCCGTAATGACCAGGTTCTGGTAGATTTAAAGCTTTATTTCAGAAGCTGTATTGAAGAAATGGTGGGCAATACCACTGTACTTTTTGAACAGCTGATCGAACTTAGTAATACTCATAAAGACAAGTTGCTTCCTGGTTATACGCATTTACAGATCGCCATGCCTTCCTCTTTTGGCCTATGGTTCGGTGCTTATGCGGAAAGTTTGGTAGATGATATGGAAATGATGCTGGCCGCTTATAAAATCTGCAACAAAAACCCACTGGGATCTGCAGCAGGTTATGGCTCTTCTTTTCCTTTGAACAGAACGATGACGACAGCATTGCTGGGTTTCGAAAGACTCAATTATAATGTGGTATATGCACAGATGGGACGCGGAAAAACGGAACGTGTATTGGCACAGGCAATGTCTTCAGTAGCGGCTTCATTAGCTAAAATGGCCATGGATGTGTGCTTGTTTATCAACCAGAATTTTGGATTTATCACTTTCCCTGATGAGTTAACCACCGGTTCGAGCATCATGCCTCATAAAAAGAACCCGGATGTTTTTGAATTGATCCGCTCCAGATGTAATAAAATCCAGGCGCTGCCGAATGAAATTGCATTGATGACTACAAATTTGCCTTCAGGATACCACCGCGACCTGCAGTTGCTAAAAGAAAACCTTTTCCCTGCCATTACTTCTCTGAATGAATGTCTGGAAATGACTACTTATATGCTGCAGCACATCCGCATTAAAGACCATATACTGACAGATAAAAAATATGCTTACCTGTTCAGCGTTGAAGTAGTAAACGAGCTGGCTTTAAAAGGGGTTCCTTTCAGAGAGGCTTATAAAATTGTTGGAGAATCCATTGAAATGGGCACTTTCTCACCCTCTACGGAATTAAATCATACCCATGAAGGCAGTATCGGTAATCTTTGCAATCCGGAAATTAAAGGGATGATGAATGAAGTACTCTCCCAGTTCAAATTTGAGAAAACGACTGCCGCAATTGAAAAATTGCTGGCTTAATTATTCATATATAAATAAAATACAATGAAAGTATCAGTATTAGCTAACACGCTTATCGGTTCGGAAATCATTAAAATTGGAAATGAAGTGAATGAAATGAAGCGGAAGGGTGCAGAAATTGCAAACCTGACCATCGGTGATTTCGACCCTTCTATTTTTCCAATTCCCGCTGAACTGAAAGAGGAAATTATTGATGCTTATCACCATAATCAAACCAATTATCCGCCTGCAGAAGGTATTTTACCATTGCGTGAAACGGTAGTTGGTGTTTTAAAAGACAGGTATGCCTTAAGTTACAGCAGTTCAGATATTCTGGTTGCAGGTGGATCCCGCCCTTTAATTTATGCAACCTATCTGGCCTTGATAGATCCGGGAGATAAAGTGATTTACCCGGCACCATCATGGAATAACAACCATTATTGTCACCTTTCTTCTGCCAAAGGAATTGCAGTGGAAACGACTGTAGAAAACAACTTCATGCCTACTGCAGCACAGTTGAAGCCTTATTTAAAAGGTGCCACCTTACTTGCTTTATGTTCCCCATTGAATCCTACAGGAACGATGTTTACCAGGGAACAGCTGGAAGAAATTTGTGATGCGGTCATCGCGGAAAACGACAGCAGGGCACCAGAGGATAAGCCTTTGTACATCATGTACGATCAGATTTATTCCTTACTGACTTTCGGTAAAGAACACATCAACCCTGTGAGTTTACGTCCGGAATTAAAAGATTACGTCATTTATATTGATGGAATTTCTAAATGTTTGTCGGCTACAGGAGTTCGTGTAGGATGGGCTTTCGGACCAGAAAATGTGATTGGGAAAATGAAATCAATACTGGGACACATTGGAGCATGGGCACCTAAAGCAGAACAAGTGGCCGTAGCGAAATATTTTAAAGATGCGACTTTGGTTGATCAGTACCTGACTTCCTTTAAAAAACAAGTTCAAAATAGCCTTGATGCACTTTACAATGGGTTCCAGGAATTGAAATCAGCAGGTTTTGCAGTAGATGCAGTGATCCCAATGGGCGCAATTTACCTGACGTTAAAGATCGATTATATCGGCAAAACGACTCCTGAAGGCAAGGTGTTGAAAAACAGCGCAGACGTGAATTTCTACCTCATCAAACAAGCTCAGGTGGCATTGGTACCCTTTTCTGCTTTCGGTACAGACGAAACGGTGAACTGGTTCCGCGCTTCGGTTGGTGGCTGTTCATTGAAAGATATTGAAAACATGATTCCTAGAATCAAAACCGCTTTGAGTCAGCTTAAATAAATACGATAAAAAAGAAGCCCCATAAAGTTCAATACTTTATGGGGCTTTTTCATGAACACTCCAGTCGTTTATTTAAACTCTGAAGTTTTGTGGAATTCAATATCCGGATAATCGCGCATGGTCATATTGATCATGAAATCATTATCCGCAAGGAATACCGGATTGCCATCCTTATCCTCGCCAATATGCTGTTGCTTTCTTTTCAGGAATTCGTCTAACTTTTTCTTGTCTTTAGAGGTCACCCAGTTTGAACGGCCATAACTTAAAGTACGGAAATGTGCTTTTGCACCGTATTCATGCTCCAGACGGAACGCAATCACCTCAAACTGCAGCTCACCAACTGCACCAATAATCTTACGGTTACCCGGTTGTGCGGTAAATAATTGCGCTACACCTTCTTCCGTAAGCTGTTGTATGCCTTTCTCCAGCTGTTTTGTACGCAATGGATCTTTATTCTCTACCTCTTTAAAAATCTCAGGAGAGAAGCTAGGAATCCCTTTAAACTTCAATTGTTCTCCTTCTGTTAAGGTATCTCCAATTTTAAAGTTTCCGCTGTCATATAGCCCAACAACATCTCCAGGCCATGCTTCTTCTACAATGCTTTTTTCATTGGCCATGAAATCCATTGGATTGGAGAATTTCAGTTTCTTCCCCTGACGCGTATGGTAATAGAATTTATTACGCTCAAATTTACCAGAGCAAACCCTTAAAAAGGCAATACGGTCACGGTGTTTTGGATCTAAATTGGCATGTATTTTAAACACAAAGCCACTAAAATTCTTTTCATCTACTTTCACTTCACGCTCTTCTGCTTCTCTGCTTCTAGGGCTAGGAGCGATTTGAACGAAAGTATCCAGCAATTCTTTAATCCCGAAGTTATTGATCGCACTACCAAAAAACACAGGAGCAAGTAAACCTTCTGTATACATGCTTTTGTCTATCTGCCCATAAACACCTTCTACCAGTTCCAGTTCGCTTTTCAAGCCATCCAGTTCCTTTGGTTTTAAGAAATTATTCAGGTTAGGATCATTCAGGTCGTTTACTTGAATTACTGACTCACTGATTTTAGTTTTATCCGGCTCAAAAAGATTCAGATGTTTGTTATATATGCTATATACACCTTTGAAAGTATGTCCCTGACCAATTGGCCAGGACAAAGGACAAAGACTGATGTTCAATTTATTTTCAATTTCGTCTAACAGATCGAAAGCATCTTTACCTTCACGGTCCATCTTATTGATAAAGATGATCACAGGAGTATTCCGCATCCGGCAAACAGCCATCAGTTTTTCGGTCTGCTCTTCCACACCTTTTACACAGTCAACCACCAAAATAACGCTGTCTACAGCGGATAAAGTACGGTAAGTATCTTCCGCGAAGTCCTTGTGACCTGGCGTATCTAATATATTGATGCGCTTTCCACTATATTCAAAGCCCATTACTGAGGTCGCCACGGAAATTCCACGCTGTTTCTCAATTTCCATAAAATCGGAAGTATTGCTTTGGTTTGCCTTGTTACGTTTAACCGCTCCGGCTGTATTTATTGCACCTCCAAAGAGTAAAAACTTCTCCGTAAGGGTAGTTTTTCCGGCATCGGGGTGACTGATAATAGCGAATGTTTTTCGTTTTTCTATTTCTGGGTGAATCATAAAGAATTAAGCCTGTTGTGCTTGATGAGGCTGCAAAGATAAATATAATATATAAAAGAAATCGTATTGCTTCCTATAGTGCTGCGGATCAGCAAGAGCGGACAAAAGAAAACCGGTCTGTGAGGACCGGTTTTCAATAATTTTCAAAAGAGATTATCCTCTTCCACCTCTGGAACTTCTTGTTCCTTCAGTTCTGCCTTCGCTGCTTCTGCCTTCAGAACGTGGAGGGGCGCTTTGACGCTCTTCCCGCTGCGGCTGCACTTGTGGCTGCCTTTGAGGTTCTGCTTGTCGCTGTGGCTCCTGCTGACGCTGCGGCTGTTGCTGTGGCATCGGCCTTTCTTGCCTTTCCGACCTTTGACTAGGCTGTGGATTCTGCTGCGGTTGAGGCATTTGCTGCGGTCTCTGTTCACGCTGTGGTCTAACCTGCGGCTGTGGCTGCTGTTGAGGTGCAGGCTGTTGCTGCTGCGGAACATTTGGAGACGAATTCGGCATTCTCGACGGGCGGTTTTCTCTGCCAGGATAAGTCCGGTCAGTTTGTGACGGATTTACCTCTGGATTCCGACCAGGTAAGGTCGAAGGGCTGTTGTTTTCTCTTGATGGTCTGTTTTCTGGCCTGCCGACTGTATTCCCCACATCAACATTCCCTGCATCATTTCTCGAAGGTCTGTTATTCGGTGAAGGATTCACATTGTCTCGATTTCCTCTGTCAGTACGGTCTGCACCAGGAGTTCTACCGCCGTTTATGCCCTCAGTTCTGGAAGGACGGCCAGTGGTTACCGTGTTGCGATCACCTCTGCTAAAGTTAGCATCCCCTTGAATTGAGTTTCTTGGTGCTTGTACAGTACCTCTTGCTTCCCTTGATGGCCTTGGATTGTAAATATTCAATTCATTGCCTCTGATCTCGCTTCTTCCTGATCTGTCGGTTCTGTTTACACGGTATACGGTCACGTCGCCTCTGGTTGCACGCCTTACATCATCGATCCTCGGACCTGTATAATAAGTCCTTCTGCCTCTTTCATAAGTATTATTTATGATCGTGGTATGGTGAATAATGGTCACATTTCTGCGAGAGTAATACCTTGGAAAACGGTCGTAATAAATGTTTGCCTGAGGAATAAATACCCACCAGTTATCAGGAATGCCAATATT
It contains:
- a CDS encoding peptide chain release factor 3: MIHPEIEKRKTFAIISHPDAGKTTLTEKFLLFGGAINTAGAVKRNKANQSNTSDFMEIEKQRGISVATSVMGFEYSGKRINILDTPGHKDFAEDTYRTLSAVDSVILVVDCVKGVEEQTEKLMAVCRMRNTPVIIFINKMDREGKDAFDLLDEIENKLNISLCPLSWPIGQGHTFKGVYSIYNKHLNLFEPDKTKISESVIQVNDLNDPNLNNFLKPKELDGLKSELELVEGVYGQIDKSMYTEGLLAPVFFGSAINNFGIKELLDTFVQIAPSPRSREAEEREVKVDEKNFSGFVFKIHANLDPKHRDRIAFLRVCSGKFERNKFYYHTRQGKKLKFSNPMDFMANEKSIVEEAWPGDVVGLYDSGNFKIGDTLTEGEQLKFKGIPSFSPEIFKEVENKDPLRTKQLEKGIQQLTEEGVAQLFTAQPGNRKIIGAVGELQFEVIAFRLEHEYGAKAHFRTLSYGRSNWVTSKDKKKLDEFLKRKQQHIGEDKDGNPVFLADNDFMINMTMRDYPDIEFHKTSEFK
- a CDS encoding pyridoxal phosphate-dependent aminotransferase, whose product is MKVSVLANTLIGSEIIKIGNEVNEMKRKGAEIANLTIGDFDPSIFPIPAELKEEIIDAYHHNQTNYPPAEGILPLRETVVGVLKDRYALSYSSSDILVAGGSRPLIYATYLALIDPGDKVIYPAPSWNNNHYCHLSSAKGIAVETTVENNFMPTAAQLKPYLKGATLLALCSPLNPTGTMFTREQLEEICDAVIAENDSRAPEDKPLYIMYDQIYSLLTFGKEHINPVSLRPELKDYVIYIDGISKCLSATGVRVGWAFGPENVIGKMKSILGHIGAWAPKAEQVAVAKYFKDATLVDQYLTSFKKQVQNSLDALYNGFQELKSAGFAVDAVIPMGAIYLTLKIDYIGKTTPEGKVLKNSADVNFYLIKQAQVALVPFSAFGTDETVNWFRASVGGCSLKDIENMIPRIKTALSQLK
- a CDS encoding DUF6600 domain-containing protein, with the protein product MKKLIKLPAIVLGLLLLITGFTQRAMAQDDDVSLQSFYDELSPYGTWIQDPQYGYVWRPDVDQQDFRPYYSNGRWAMTEYGNTWVSDYDWGWAPFHYGRWVYNRYRQWLWIPDTVWGPAWVSWRSGGGYYGWAPLSPGLNININIGIPDNWWVFIPQANIYYDRFPRYYSRRNVTIIHHTTIINNTYERGRRTYYTGPRIDDVRRATRGDVTVYRVNRTDRSGRSEIRGNELNIYNPRPSREARGTVQAPRNSIQGDANFSRGDRNTVTTGRPSRTEGINGGRTPGADRTDRGNRDNVNPSPNNRPSRNDAGNVDVGNTVGRPENRPSRENNSPSTLPGRNPEVNPSQTDRTYPGRENRPSRMPNSSPNVPQQQQPAPQQQPQPQVRPQREQRPQQMPQPQQNPQPSQRSERQERPMPQQQPQRQQEPQRQAEPQRQPQVQPQREERQSAPPRSEGRSSEGRTEGTRSSRGGRG
- the argH gene encoding argininosuccinate lyase yields the protein MKIWQKNVDVNKDIETFTVGKDRELDLQMAAFDVLGSLAHVEMLESIGLLTAPELVEIQTELKHIYADIAAGKFTIDDTVEDVHSQVEWLLTQRIGEAGKKIHSGRSRNDQVLVDLKLYFRSCIEEMVGNTTVLFEQLIELSNTHKDKLLPGYTHLQIAMPSSFGLWFGAYAESLVDDMEMMLAAYKICNKNPLGSAAGYGSSFPLNRTMTTALLGFERLNYNVVYAQMGRGKTERVLAQAMSSVAASLAKMAMDVCLFINQNFGFITFPDELTTGSSIMPHKKNPDVFELIRSRCNKIQALPNEIALMTTNLPSGYHRDLQLLKENLFPAITSLNECLEMTTYMLQHIRIKDHILTDKKYAYLFSVEVVNELALKGVPFREAYKIVGESIEMGTFSPSTELNHTHEGSIGNLCNPEIKGMMNEVLSQFKFEKTTAAIEKLLA
- a CDS encoding S9 family peptidase codes for the protein MNRIKYSLLFLLLPFSSGVLAQQKPALSWKDVSKWNYIRSNTYSLAPNGQWLSWAKGPTEGDLQMVIRKVSDTLNFIYPIGATASPVFFSKDAKYAAFKVSAKDAEVKAVKKTMKPLYDQLLLVSLPGNQKTTFEKVKAFSFSADNPDWLAIHFIPAESASKDKDAAKGTDLLLYQLSTKKSFNLGNVSEYAFNKTGNVLAYIIDANGQNGNGIFIRDMKTGLITALENDKANYKNINWNEDGDAFALLKSNKNEKYKEDVFTVIGINKIAGELSNKISFNGASAKNFPVNMGISANGRPYWSDDQASLFFGISAQEKKADSTDKKSGSNPVATNASGKTDSVKTKADSTGKTKPDQKALAKADIEKPDMIIWNWQDKRLQSAQQTQETRDKNYSYLSAYRIADQKFSQLADSTLKNVVMAPKNLYAIGYDDSNYELMRNLDGQGYTDIYVIDLKTGNKKRIFEKFYTAGRDLFNLSPNGKWATFSKDGAFYSINLETLEQYNLTKNIKSSFVDELDDHNVLQPETPNFGWSADSKYALIKDNYDLWRISADGKTAVSLSDHWKSKKQEVTERFSIYQREKGTDLTKDQYFLVFNQQNKNSGVGLLEAGKTNIKPLFVDAHVYGGLKKATDANVFIYMKYDNEKSPEMYSTTAATLASAKQISNNTPDQRNYAWSSGVKLINYVSANGDSLQAVLYLPANYQEGKSYPTITYIYERLTNEMNVYSMPAFPGGGFNRAMYNSNGYAVLMPDIKYKLNDPGMSAVACVVPAVKAAIATGIVDEKRVAIHGHSWGGYQTSFLITQTNIFKAAAAGAPLTNMISMYSLIYWNSGGTNQAIFEASQGRLTPGYWDNWDAFTRNSPIYHIKKVQTPLLLLHNDKDGAVDYTQGIEYYNGLRRLNKPVVMITYRGENHGIAKMPNRKDYAVRMMEYFDYMLKDKPAPDWWAKGINRSDMEKHLEARAFDHTQEQ